The genomic stretch cttcgtattcctcagctcgtgttattacCTGGGGGGTCGCACTGCCTTCACAAAGGAGATATCAACTTGTGGGTCCCTTAGtactgttcttagctagccagttgtactcgagctgcataaaagacctgggctgaatatcagggcgtatagacatatatataaattacaataatatttaaaaagaaattaataatagaatgtAATAATAGCCATAAGATCAGTTTGGCAACCTAAAACGGATCATGTACTCTGCAAGGAAGGTAATCTAGTTAAGATAGTTGATGATCAAGGTTTTCAAGAAGCTAAAGGCAAGAAAGTGATGATTCCTAGTCCTTCTAAGGTGCAAACCAGCAATTATTTTGATGTGCTAGATATGGTTTCTACTTCTGAAGTCCAGGTTGAAGAAGTTTTATGTGAAATGCAGTCCATTATTGATGGAGGGGGAGAACCTCCACCAATAAATGGATAGGATGTTATTTTGGAATGTTAGGGGCATCAACAAACTCATAAAGCAAAATGAAGTCATGAGAATGATTTCTCATAAGAGAATTGGGTTTGTTGGGCTCCTAGAAACAAAGGTTAAGGCTGCTAAAATGGGAGCCTTATACCTGAATATGTTTCAAGGATGGTGCTTTACTTCTAATCTTGCTCATCATCCTAATGGGCGGATTATTATAGCTTGGAATCTGAATAACTATGAGGTTGACATAAAAGGAGGTACTAGTCAATTTATACACTGCTAGATTAGGCCGAAAAGAGGAATTCAGTTTGCTATTACAGTTGTTTATTCTCTGAATGATAACAATGGTAGACAACAGCTTTGGAATGACCTAGGACTCATTTCTCATTGCACTAAGCTTCTGTGGATCGTTTGTGGTGATTTAAACTCTATTTTGTCTATTGAAGAGAGACTGGATTATTGTGGCAATGGCACTGAAATGGTGCCATTTCATAATTTTGTTTGTGACTGTGGCCTTGAAGATGTAAAGTATATTGGTTCATACTTTACTTGGAATAATAGACAAGAGGGAAAAGATCGGGTTTTTGCTAAGTTGAATTGGGTTTTGGCAAATAATGACTGGTTGGACAAGTTTCCCACGTCAGAAATTACTTTCCTTCCTGAGGGAGATTTTGATCATTCACCAGCCCTTCTTTCAATTTATCTGAACCTTCATGATAAAAAGAAGCCTTTCAGGTACTTCAATTATTGGAGTTCTTTGAGGGATTTTACCAGTATTGTTAAAACTGGATGGCAGGAGACTGTTGAAGGCTCAGCAATGTATAGACTTGTCAACAAACTCAGGCATCTAAAGCATGGACTCAAGGGCTTAAATCAGCAAGGTAAAGGTGATATTGGCATTCAGGATACTGAAGCTTTAAAGCTTTAATTGCTATTCAAATGGCTTTGAGGGATCAACCTTGTAATGGAGATCTAATAGCTCAGGAAATTCAAGCTAGGAAACACTATGTCGAGACTCACAGGAATTATCTGAATTTTTTGAGACAAAAAGCTAAGATAACCTGGCTCACTTATGGAGATGATAACACCAAGATTTTTCATGCCAGCATTAAACAGAGGAGACTGCAAAATACCATTTATTCAATCAAAAACATTAATGGAACTTGGGTTTCTGAGCAGAATGATGTTATTGGAGCACTCCTGGCCTTCTATGAAAATTTATTAGGGTCCAAAATGAATACAAGAACCTGGGTTCATAAAAGAATAGTCCAAGAGGGTCCGGTGGTTAGTCCTAATCAAGTTGTCTGGTTATTGACAGATTGCACTCCTTATGATGTAAAAAATGCTTTGTTTTCTATTCCAAATGACAAGGCTCCTGGACCTGATGGATTTAGCAGTGGCTTCTTCAAAGACACTTGGGATATCACTGGAATAGAATTCACTACAACTATCCTCTCATTTCTCCACTCTGGGAAGCTTCTCAAGGAAATAAATGCCACAACCATTACTTTAATCCCCTAAATGATTTGTCCTGATTCAGTAAATGATTATATACCTATTTCTTGTTGCAATGTGATTTATAAAGTTGCCACCAAAATGATTTGTTCTCGGCTCATAAATATTCTTCCTTGCATTATCTCAGCCAATCAAAGTGGTTTTGTTCAAGGAAGGCAACTAGGTCACAATATCATGGTGTGTCAAGACTTGGTTCGGAGTTATGATAGGCAAGGGGCAAAGTCTGGTTGTATGTTCAAAAAGATTTAGAAAAAGCTTATGACACTTTTGATTGGGATTTCCTTCAAGAGATGTTGCTGGCTTTAGAGTTCCATGTGAAGTTTGTGACCTTAATCATGGACTGTGTTAGCACCCCGAGATTCTCCTTTATGATTAATGGTTCTCTCCATGCATACATTTAAGCTAAAAGGGGTTTTCGTCAAGGTGATCCGATGTCTCCTCTTTTGTTTGTCATTGGAATGGAATATCTCTCGCGTATTATGAAAAAAGTTGCTAAGGATCCTGTTTTTCAATTCCAACGGAGGTGTAAAAGTTTGAGGCTCACTCACTTATGTTTTGCGGATGACTTGCTTCTTTTCTGCAAAGGTGACTACAATGCTGCCACCTTGCTATTACGTGGTTTCAAATTATTCTCCAATACTTCAAGACTCCAAGCTAATGTGTGGAAATTGGCAGTTTATAGGGCAGGTTTGGACACCTTGACTCTTAATCGTATTGTGACTATTTCTAGTTTTCAGAGAAGTATGCTTCCTTTTAAATATCTAGGCTTGAAAATTTGCTCCAAAGGATATCTCCAATTGATTGTGACTATTTAGTGGATCGAATGACTAGCAGGATTAGATCTTGGAGTAGTAGGAATCTTTCTTACGTTGGGTGTATGGTTCTAATCAACTCGGTTCTACTCACCATTAATTCTTATTGGTCTCAAATCGTGATCCTGCCTAAAAGTGTTGTTCAAAAAATTAATCAGTTGTGTCGTGCTTATCTTTGGAAAGGCAATGACATGTTTGATGGCTACAGGTATGTTTCTTGGACTGAAGTTTGTCATCCAAAGAAAGATGGTGGCTTGGGGTTTAAAGATATTGCTCTGTGGAATCTTTGTGCTATGGGGAAACACGTTTGGGCTATCTCCAATAAGAAAGATAATCTTTGGGTGAAATGGGTTAATTTTGTCTACATTAAGCAAAGAATTTGGTGGGACTATGAAGTCCCCGTTGGTGCTAGTTGGTACTTGAAATGTATAGTGCAGATTAAAAATAAACTCAAGCAAGTGTTTACTGAGGTGGAGTTCCAGAATTTCCATTTCTCTGTTGCTGAGCTCTACTCAAAGTTACGACAGAGATCAGCTGGATTGTGGCATTATGATCTGATTTGGGATACATTTTGTACCCCAAAGCATATAATTATTTCTTTGTTAGCCTTGAGACTAAGACTTCCAACAAAAGACAGACTTTTTCGTTTTGGAGTGGCAGATTCTAGTGCTTGCATGGTTTGTGGTGATTTTGATGAAACTCATTCTCACCTTTTCTTTTCTTGCTGCTACAGTAGGAGAGTTAAGGAAGAAATTGGAAGGTGGATTGATTGTAATATGCAGAGTAAGGACTTGAATTGTTTAGTGAAAAGGTTAAAGAAGAAAAAGTTGTCTCGAGGGAGAAGGAAAGTTTTCATGAGTGTTACTTCTGCCTTGGTTTATTTCATATGGCAAAGTAGGAATAGTATTCTTTGGGATCATAAGCTCCCTACTGTCCAGGTTACTAGGGGTGAGCAcagtgtggtttgggcggtttgaacactttttaatacaccacgccacaagtgcggtttagtaactagaacacaccatgcggtgcgatttggttgcaccaaaccgaccaaaccaaaccattttttgcggtgtggtttgggcggttttccatggtttgtgttaaaaaatatgtcatacaaaatttaaattttttaaaaaatcctaaatccttagttcataacaaatccttaataagttctaaacaacatcacaagttatcaattaagttcagtgaaacacaaaaaaaatatacaagtatcccatattgggtaactataaaaaatggtatatatgtaaagtttttttttttttaatatatttgtaagtatgcggtgcaaaccaaaatttcacaccgccaaaccACGCACCGCACCGCACGGTTTAGCTCaaatacaaaccataccgaaccattacacttttgacaccgcggtttgcggtgtagtatggtgcggtgcggtcggtcaCCGCGGTGCGgtcggtttagatgctcacccctacaGGTTACTgtcaaaaatataaaatattccgTTTGTAATAGAATTCAATTCATGAACACTAACAGATTAAATAGAATAGATAAGGAATGGGTGGAGTCATTATACAAAGTTTGTAATTAGTCGGTAGCCTTTGGCTAAGTTGTAACTTGTCTTGTGATTAATACAATTTCTTCtgattttccaaaaaaaaaattaataatagaataaaataagaattaaaaaagtcatagtgtagagtagtatacatgcatcaactatttttagtttctaatgtaactcgcaatgtcctttttagtgaatttgatgaagaaaaagaccttcaatcacttgataaaaaataaactatttcacaaatttataagataaaaaatgatatgtatggctttattattttttaaataaatatgatttaattatttaaattatcataaaaatatcttaaaatatcctattttaattaattaattaattaatttttgtttaagtttatgtttgttctagttttttaatttggcagtgacTACAAGAGattatatagtatatgtttaatataatattagtaCTATAGAtgcattttaaatttaagtttgttgctagtttttttttttctaaaaggaGTTTGTTTCTAGttaatagtagattatattatgttatatgtttaatatgatattattctaatacgtgaagtttaagtttaagtttaattaaattttattcaagttataaaacgtatgattttattatttttaaataattgtcattgtaaaatatctcaaaaatatcatattttaatttatttatttaatttgatttaattttaaatcatatttacaatctactgttaaatataataatattatgttaTATATGAGGATATTCCgtaaaagttaacaaaaaataaataaaaaaccgttaaaaccaagaatttccgtaatctacacacttattatatagaagagatgtataggttaatattattataattattaataaaaattaattaaaaattatattaaaggagaaaatagatagagtgaaattaaaaaaattagattaaatgagaaaatagatagagtggtttaaagagattttagagtgccaagtttttaattattaagtagttaagaagtagtgatataattaattaatattattataattattaataaaaatgaattaaaaattagattaaatgagaaatagatagagtggtttgaagagattttagagtgcaaCACCATCTCCTtaaagctctcatttatatatatatatagatagattaatattagtataattattaataaaaatgaattaaaaaattagattaaagaagaaaatagatagagtggaaTTAAAAAagttagattaaatgagaaaatagatagagtgatttgaagagattttagagcgtcacatcatctccttaaagttctcatatatatatatatatataaagtctgtagtcatatttttcttattttactcttttttcttttcttaaaaacgtattatataaaaaaaaaatgtagttgTTGACGctgttcttcgccaacaggtaattaagaaaagaagagaaagggattagtgcttaggttgaaccgaaacagatgtacgatcttaggaaaatgaaaatggtgactcaagacacattttttaagtggttcaaaggttaaaatccttctactccactagtcaatgttATTGCTATCTTTTGGGTATACGATTACatgatatttcttacaagagagcaTCCAACCtttattaactcccaaggtctccatatttataggagaaggcacctgggagttggtaagaaggtcatcccgtgaccttcttacctatcatgtcaattctgtgacaatcgtgattaattcctaaacctgacacataagtgtggtcaaatcaataggtaaggagataatgggccgcacggcccaacccagtcgtgggtgtctgaatacgcacgttcctgctgcgtgtctgagaagtcaggggcatatcaaacacgtgatgtctgatatatgcacgtttaccttgcgtgtgttgactgtacaaagggtcatagcctccaactctggctcgtaccacgagctggatacttaactcgaccttcggccttcagagcccggacCCTGTCCTTAAGCTATcagaggcgaacccttaggttacctcgagctaaggagatacgatcttatgatggcagctccggttttggggatgtccacgagataaccaggattaggccgcagctcagctcgctaatcagcccgtggggatgtccacgagataaccatctatgcttggtttctccaagaattctattggcactaaccccaaggtcttcGTTTCCCCAGAAGTGGCGAGCTTGgaaagagcgtctgcgttagcgttctgctcccgaggtatctgctcgatcgagcctcgctcaaacgcggacagctcaacttttacctttgccagatagccGGCCATCTTttgtccccgtgcttgatattcacccaaaacctgatttaccacgagctgggagtcactgaagcactgtacggagctcgccttcaactcttGGGCTACCCTCAGCCCGGCCATCAAAGCTTCGTATttagcctcgttgttggaggccttgaatctgaatctcagtgccgagtggaatctatgtccctcgggggatattaaaatgattccagctccggagccgttcttgttggatgagccatccacaaaGATTCTCCACGACTTTTggggcgaggtgacctggggtgagtttTCTGCGGGACCCTCCTAGAATCCCGTAcactctgccataaaatcggccaaggcatgactttttatggcagatcgaggagtgtacagaatctcgaactggctgagttcgattgcccactttaacaaacgtctcgatgcttcaggtttttgcaaaacctaccttaaaggctgatcggtcatgatgtgtatcgagtgggactggaagtatggtctgagctttcgagaggccgtgatgaggcagaatgccaatttctccatcaacgggtaccgggattcagccccgagaagtctcttgctgatgtagtagactggtctctaaactcggtcttcttctcgtaccaatacagcactagctgcatcctccgtgacagctaggtagagaaaaagaggctctcctgcctttggtttggttAGTACAGGCAGCTCGGCCAggtgtgccttcaggtcgaggaatgcgctttcgcactcttctgtccattcgaacttcttgtttcctcggagcaggttgtagaatggcaaacacttatcggtggacttggaaataaaccgattgagggccgccactcttcctgtcaggccttggacatcttttcgcgacctgggcgagggaagcttGAGCAGCGATCTAATCTTgtcagggtttgcctcgattcctcgggtattgacaatgaaccccaagaatttcccggacacgacaccaaaagtgcacttttgcggattaagcctcatgccatattcccgcagtatcttaaaacattcttccaggtcggaaacatggtcatcagcagtctttgacttgactagcatgtcatcaacgtacacttccatgttttttctgatctggtccgcgaacattctatttactaacctttggtaggtagctctggcgttcttcagcccgaacggcatgaccttgtaacaataaacgttagtcggggtcatgaaactggtgtgctcctgatccgtcggattcatggcgatctgattgtagcccgagtacgcgtccataaatgacatgagcttgtgccctgccgtggcgtctaccaattggtcaatccttggtagtggaaaacaatccttggggcaggctttattcaggtcaaagaagtctatgcaggtccgccactttccgttgggctttgggaccagcacggggttggcgacccatattggaaacttggcttcacggataaagccacattttttgagccgggctacttcttcttttagggcttcaACCCGGGTcattcctaggcgtctttgcttctgggacttggctggaatgcttttatccagatgaagtgtatgcatgatgacactcgggctgattcccaccatgtcctcatgggaccatgcaAATACGTCCAGGTTATTTCGCAGAAACtcagtcagctccgccttcctcttgttgcagaggtttttcccgagcttgaccatctgtGATGGATTCTGCgaatcaatgttcacttcctcgagctcctcaatagcctggagctcggatctgtcctcgcctattcgggggtcaatatcctcacttaagacgacattttccccttcgttgctttgaggtttttcaatctcaggatcagctaagggttcttgagattcctcttcaccac from Humulus lupulus chromosome 5, drHumLupu1.1, whole genome shotgun sequence encodes the following:
- the LOC133779292 gene encoding uncharacterized protein LOC133779292 encodes the protein MRMISHKRIGFVGLLETKVKAAKMGALYLNMFQGWCFTSNLAHHPNGRIIIAWNLNNYEVDIKGERLDYCGNGTEMVPFHNFVCDCGLEDVKYIGSYFTWNNRQEGKDRVFAKLNWVLANNDWLDKFPTSEITFLPEGDFDHSPALLSIYLNLHDKKKPFRYFNYWSSLRDFTSIVKTGWQETVEGSAMYRLVNKLRHLKHGLKGLNQQGKGDIGIQDTEALKL